One Nicotiana tomentosiformis chromosome 1, ASM39032v3, whole genome shotgun sequence genomic window, TCTCCTAATCCACCCCCAACCAAGCACGCAATCAAACAAATAAAAGTGGGGATTTTTGGTAATAAATTCTCCCAATTACGAGTCATTAATTTAAGCACAGCCACGAGGAGCAAATCCTAAGCGAGAACCAGCAAGATCAAACACTACCCTAAAACCTTGCTGTTGAATGTTTCCAATAATTGATAATCCACTCATTGTACCCGCAAATGCGAAGCAGAATGTTCCATCACTGTCCACCGGAATCAAGTAATTCGACGCCGGCAATGACACCTCAGCTCCCTTGAAATGCAGAACCACCGTCGGAACTTTAACTTCCGTCTTCCCTGACAGATCAAAACACGTGTCGAACAACGAGAAATCCGGTGCTCTCTTCAGATTTGCAGCACCCATTCTGAAAGAGTCCCTCAGTGCCACGTAAGCGGGTCGGGTCAACCGGGTCACTGAAGTTCCTGAATCCACTATCACCCCACCATCACCGGCTGCGTCTAGCTTGAACAGTGACGGCCTAATGGATGGAACCCTAGTGCCGCCGACGCTGATTCCGGTGAGCTCCACGTAGTAAAAGGTGTCGAGTTTTGGGTTATTTACGAGTGGGGTAAACACGGCGGTTCGAGAGACAGCTGATTCACCGAAAACTATGTACGACGGTCTAGAGGAAGCAGAGCGGTCCACAAGGCAGTAAGAAAATTTCCGGCCGAACCGCCGACCGGCTTGAGTCGGAAATGACAGTCTTCCCCGGCCGAGACCGAGTAACCCGGCGGCTCCCACGAATAAACCTTCATTATCGTGGCCGCATCCAAGGGCCACGTTGTTTACACGTGTCTTACGGAAAGTTAACGTTTCAGTTGAAAAATCACCGACGGTGAAAGAACCGTCGCCGTATGAAACTTGGTAAAGGCACTTCTTGCGGTTACAGCCCGGAGAATCCAACCGGCGGCACAAAGGGGACCCACATGAAACACCAAGGAAGGAGGTGGATTTAGTCGGGTCAAAAACCGGGTCGGATTGAGTGTAGCA contains:
- the LOC104106996 gene encoding aspartyl protease family protein 2-like, whose translation is MLSPSHYHFTIFPSPNLCKMEEKPISISFLFTFPSIFLSLFAISVSSTSPQYQTLVLNSLPNSEPQSLSWATEDFEAQLSGDGSNPDPDTTLSVQLHHVDLVSPSSFNATPHALFKLRLQRDAARAKALSDLAAANITVGRRGGGHHVVGSRDFSSSVTSGLAQGSGEYFTRLGVGTPPKYAYMVLDTGSDVVWIQCSPCKKCYTQSDPVFDPTKSTSFLGVSCGSPLCRRLDSPGCNRKKCLYQVSYGDGSFTVGDFSTETLTFRKTRVNNVALGCGHDNEGLFVGAAGLLGLGRGRLSFPTQAGRRFGRKFSYCLVDRSASSRPSYIVFGESAVSRTAVFTPLVNNPKLDTFYYVELTGISVGGTRVPSIRPSLFKLDAAGDGGVIVDSGTSVTRLTRPAYVALRDSFRMGAANLKRAPDFSLFDTCFDLSGKTEVKVPTVVLHFKGAEVSLPASNYLIPVDSDGTFCFAFAGTMSGLSIIGNIQQQGFRVVFDLAGSRLGFAPRGCA